In Elaeis guineensis isolate ETL-2024a chromosome 1, EG11, whole genome shotgun sequence, a genomic segment contains:
- the LOC105035040 gene encoding uncharacterized protein isoform X3 has product MLLYELCKDEMRSKCVLGTMPYNIHSPMRNWYHFVTYSRQAILLWTSLTVVLCNCSPSFKCPLEEYEALLELRYSLLHNNLPSPPTWGRERDCCLWEGVTCNNRTHQVMKLTLSSLEEYDELANWQLNFNIFFSFHELRLLDLSNINIGGLQSQIDISRFKKLKILDLSNNQLTGTIPLSFKNQSSLRVLNLQGNYLNGTLDVQDISGFQKLKILDLSFNGLTGTIPLSFRNLSSLSALYLRGNMLNGTLHVQDKSRFRKLKILDLSDNSLTGTIPLYLKNLSSLNALYLGGNMLNGTLHMQDKLGFRKLKILDLSDNSLTGTISLYLKNLSSLNALYLRGNMLNGTLHMQDKSGFRKLKILDLSGNSLTGTIPLYLKNLSSLNALYLSQNMLNGTLHMQDNLGFRKLKILDLSDNSLTGTISLYLKNLSSLNALYLRGNMLNGTLHMQDKSGFRKLKILDLRGNSLTGTIPLYLKNLSSLNALYLSQNMLNGTLHMQDKLGFRKLKILDLSYNKFTGTIPLLFGNLSSLSALYLRRSILNGTLHMQGLLGMRKLRVLDLGFNQLTGGIPIALGNLSSLNSLYLGQNSLTGSVPSQALSRLENLRHLDLSGNQLNGSLPLSLKKLVSLQYLDLSNNLMKGNIPACIFAGLVSLKSLDLSHNLFDGHFSFSSFANPSKLVSLQYLDLSNNLMKGNIPARIFAGLVSLQYLDLSYNLFDGHFSFSSFGNLSRLEYIDLSNNEELFIHLDRGKFVPSLQLRILILSHCNLDANLHASSSFIASQCMLQALDLSHNNLRGNFPNWLFKNLTRLIFLNLRNNSIKGEFQFPKHLNTSMSQIDISMNLLNGSIPTDIGTIFSYMEALNLSSNYLTKNIPSSFGSMNSLYFLDLSNNLLSGEVPTHLMGPNLIVLKLSNNKLHGQLRCPNHSLGLPSHIYLDGNNFTGTLRSILSQPLSLLDVHNNQLSGTIPQSIGLVSSLISLNLAGNHFHGQIPNHICNLTFLYVLDLSHNNLSGPLPHCFQSSELVLLKFTGNALTGTIPSNYFNISDLTALDVSNNQLSGKLPRQIGENIPLEILVLSGNSLEGPVPIELCKLQSLHVLDLSQNNISGSIPSCFGKMHFRKSDSAHQYLSVVGELGFGSRWEVNTGVESYITEIMIVDLISKGNLYAYRTDYLVLMSAIDLSANKLTGNIPLEIGNLDELVQLNLSHNQLTGPIPQTFSKLHQIESLDLSHNQLSGVIPSQLTQLKFLEVFSVAYNILSGCTPDFKDQFATFNVSSYEGNIGLHGPPLEKTCTSDSSPTVEVEENQDDSSVDDAIFFAILVASFAAGFWGCISFLLCHHTGQHIRSIMNGYVDLLTERILMAVDKWICMQRNRK; this is encoded by the exons ATGCTTTTATATGAATTGTGCAAGGACGAGATGAGAAGCAAATGTGTATTAGGTACCATGCCTTACAACATTCACTCCCCAATGAGGAATTGGTACCACTTTGTCACCTATTCAAGGCAAGCAATTTTGTTATGGACTTCACTGACTGTAGTTCTATGCAACTGTAGCCCCAGCTTCAAGTGTCCTTTGGAGGAGTATGAAGCTCTATTAGAGCTTAGATATTCTCTCCTTCATAATAACCTCCCTTCACCACCTACATGGGGAAGAGAAAGAGACTGCTGCCTTTGGGAGGGAGTAACTTGCAACAATAGAACACATCAAGTGATGAAGCTGACGCTATCGAGCCTAGAAGAATATGATGAATTGGCGAATTGGCAATTGAATTTCaacatttttttctcctttcatgAGCTCCGACTACTTGACTTGTCCAACATTAATATTGGAGGATTGCAATCACAGATAG ATATATCAAGATTCAAAAAGTTGAAAATCCTTGATCTCAGCAATAACCAACTCACTGGAACTATTCCGTTATCTTTTAAAAATCAATCTTCGCTTAGGGTCCTAAATCTGCAAGGCAACTATCTAAATGGCACACTTGATGTGCAAG ATATATCAGGATTCCAAAAATTGAAAATTCTTGATCTCAGCTTTAACGGGCTCACTGGAACTATTCCATTATCGTttagaaatctatcttcacttagtgcCCTATATCTAAGAGGCAACATGCTAAATGGCACCCTTCATGTGCAAG ATAAATCAAGATTCAGAAAGTTGAAGATCCTTGATCTCAGTGATAACAGCCTCACTGGGACTATTCCATTATATctcaaaaatctatcttcacttaatgcCCTATATCTAGGGGGCAACATGCTAAATGGCACACTTCATATGCAAG ATAAATTAGGATTCAGAAAGTTGAAGATCCTTGATCTTAGTGATAACAGCCTCACTGGGACTATTTCATTATATctcaaaaatctatcttcacttaacgCCCTATATCTAAGGGGCAACATGCTAAATGGCACACTTCATATGCAAG ATAAATCAGGATTCAGAAAGTTGAAGATCCTTGATCTCAGTGGTAACAGCCTCACTGGGACTATTCCATTATATctcaaaaatctatcttcacttaatgcCCTATATCTATCGCAGAACATGCTAAATGGCACACTTCATATGCAAG ATAATTTAGGATTCAGAAAGTTGAAGATCCTTGATCTTAGTGATAACAGCCTCACTGGGACTATTTCATTATATctcaaaaatctatcttcacttaatgcCCTATATCTAAGGGGCAACATGCTAAATGGCACACTTCATATGCAAG ATAAATCGGGATTCAGAAAGTTGAAGATCCTTGATCTTCGTGGTAACAGTCTCACTGGGACTATTCCATTATATctcaaaaatctatcttcacttaatgcCCTATATCTATCGCAGAACATGCTAAATGGCACACTTCATATGCAAG ATAAATTAGGATTCAGAAAGTTGAAAATCCTTGATCTCAGCTATAACAAGTTCACTGGAACTATTCCATTATTGTTTGGAAATCTATCATCACTTAGTGCCCTATATCTAAGGAGGAGCATATTAAATGGCACACTTCATATGCAAG GCCTTCTGGGAATGCGGAAGCTTAGAGTGCTTGATCTTGGATTTAATCAGCTCACAGGAGGGATACCCATAGCCTTGGGAAATTTATCTTCCCTTAATTCCTTATATTTGGGTCAAAATAGTCTAACAGGTTCAGTGCCTTCACAAG CGCTCAGTAGACTGGAGAACCTACGTCATTTGGATCTCTCTGGCAACCAACTAAATGGAAGTCTTCCGTTATCTCTAAAGAAACTAGTTTCTCTTCAATATTTAGATCTTTCTAATAACTTGATGAAGGGTAATATTCCAGCATGCATCTTTGCAGGTCTTGTTTCTCTTAAATCTTTAGATCTTTCTCACAACCTATTTGATGGGCATTTCTCATTTTCCTCCTTTGCTAATCCTTCAAAACTAGTTTCTCTTCAATATTTAGATCTTTCTAATAACCTGATGAAGGGTAATATTCCAGCACGCATCTTTGCAGGTCTTGTTTCACTTCAGTATCTAGATCTTTCTTATAACCTATTTGATGGGCATTTCTCATTTTCCTCCTTTGGTAATCTTTCAAGGCTAGAATATATCGACTTGTCAAACAATGAGGAATTATTTATACATCTTGACAGAGGAAAGTTTGTTCCATCCTTGCAGCTACGGATCCTCATCTTGTCACATTGTAACCTTGATGCGAACCTCCATGCTTCCTCATCTTTTATTGCTTCCCAATGCATGTTACAAGCTCTTGATCTTTCCCACAATAACTTGAGAGGAAATTTTCCCAATTGGTTGTTCAAAAATCTAACTAGACTGATATTTCTCAACTTGAGAAACAACTCAATAAAGGGTGAGTTTCAATTCCCAAAGCATCTGAATACAAGCATGTCCCAAATTGATATCTCTATGAATTTGCTCAATGGATCGATTCCTACAGACATCGGCacaatattttcatatatggaggCCCTAAATTTATCCTCAAATTATCTAActaaaaatattccttcatcattTGGAAGTATGAATTCTCTATATTTTTTGGATTTATCCAATAATCTATTATCCGGTGAAGTACCAACTCACCTGATGGGTCCTAATTTGATTGTCTTGAAGCTTTCCAACAACAAATTGCATGGGCAGTTACGTTGTCCAAATCATAGTCTTGGTCTTCCTTCACATATTTATTTGGATGGGAACAATTTTACCGGAACGTTGCGGAGCATTCTATCACAACCATTATCGCTATTGGATGTCCACAATAACCAATTATCGGGTACAATTCCACAGAGTATAGGACTTGTTTCCAGTCTAATTAGTCTCAACCTCGCAGGAAATCATTTCCATGGCCAAATACCAAATCATATATGTAATCTAACATTTCTTTACGTGTTAGACTTATCCCATAATAACCTCTCCGGGCCATTACCTCATTGCTTCCAATCATCCGAACTAGTGCTTCTCAAGTTCACTGGGAATGCTTTAACAGGCACAATTCcaagtaattattttaatatttcagACCTTACAGCATTGGATGTCAGCAATAACCAGCTTTCAGGTAAACTGCCAAGACAGATAGGAGAAAATATACCTTTGGAGATTCTTGTTCTTAGTGGAAACTCACTTGAAGGCCCTGTACCAATTGAGTTATGCAAGCTACAGTCTTTACATGTTCTGGATCTTTCGCAAAACAATATTTCAGGATCAATACCCTCTTGCTTTGGCAAAATGCACTTCAGAAAATCTGATTCAGCACATCAATATTTGTCTGTCGTTGGCGAATTGGGTTTTGGTAGTCGATGGGAAGTCAATACGGGTGTGGAGTCTTACATAACTGAGATAATGATTGTAGACCTCATCAGCAAAGGCAACTTATATGCCTACAGAACGGATTATTTGGTTCTGATGTCTGCAATTGATTTGTCAGCAAACAAGCTGACTGGAAACATCCCACTAGAAATTGGAAATCTGGATGAGCTTGTACAATTGAATCTATCACACAATCAGCTAACAGGTCCAATCCCACAAACTTTCTCAAAACTCCATCAGATTGAGAGCTTGGATTTATCACACAATCAGTTGAGTGGTGTGATACCTTCGCAATTGACTCAACTAAAGTTCTTAGAGGTCTTTTCAGTGGCCTACAATATCTTATCTGGATGTACACCGGATTTCAAAGATCAATTTGCCACATTTAACGTGAGTAGCTATGAGGGTAATATTGGAT
- the LOC105035040 gene encoding uncharacterized protein isoform X9, producing the protein MKLTLSSLEEYDELANWQLNFNIFFSFHELRLLDLSNINIGGLQSQIDISRFKKLKILDLSNNQLTGTIPLSFKNQSSLRVLNLQGNYLNGTLDVQDISGFQKLKILDLSFNGLTGTIPLSFRNLSSLSALYLRGNMLNGTLHVQDKSRFRKLKILDLSDNSLTGTIPLYLKNLSSLNALYLGGNMLNGTLHMQDKSRFKKLKILDLIDNSNTGTIPLYLKNPSSHNALYLGGNMLNGTLHMQDKLGFRKLKILDLSDNSLTGTISLYLKNLSSLNALYLRGNMLNGTLHMQDKSGFRKLKILDLSGNSLTGTIPLYLKNLSSLNALYLSQNMLNGTLHMQDNLGFRKLKILDLSDNSLTGTISLYLKNLSSLNALYLRGNMLNGTLHMQDKSGFRKLKILDLRGNSLTGTIPLYLKNLSSLNALYLSQNMLNGTLHMQDKLGFRKLKILDLSYNKFTGTIPLLFGNLSSLSALYLRRSILNGTLHMQGLLGMRKLRVLDLGFNQLTGGIPIALGNLSSLNSLYLGQNSLTGSVPSQALSRLENLRHLDLSGNQLNGSLPLSLKKLVSLQYLDLSNNLMKGNIPACIFAGLVSLKSLDLSHNLFDGHFSFSSFANPSKLVSLQYLDLSNNLMKGNIPARIFAGLVSLQYLDLSYNLFDGHFSFSSFGNLSRLEYIDLSNNEELFIHLDRGKFVPSLQLRILILSHCNLDANLHASSSFIASQCMLQALDLSHNNLRGNFPNWLFKNLTRLIFLNLRNNSIKGEFQFPKHLNTSMSQIDISMNLLNGSIPTDIGTIFSYMEALNLSSNYLTKNIPSSFGSMNSLYFLDLSNNLLSGEVPTHLMGPNLIVLKLSNNKLHGQLRCPNHSLGLPSHIYLDGNNFTGTLRSILSQPLSLLDVHNNQLSGTIPQSIGLVSSLISLNLAGNHFHGQIPNHICNLTFLYVLDLSHNNLSGPLPHCFQSSELVLLKFTGNALTGTIPSNYFNISDLTALDVSNNQLSGKLPRQIGENIPLEILVLSGNSLEGPVPIELCKLQSLHVLDLSQNNISGSIPSCFGKMHFRKSDSAHQYLSVVGELGFGSRWEVNTGVESYITEIMIVDLISKGNLYAYRTDYLVLMSAIDLSANKLTGNIPLEIGNLDELVQLNLSHNQLTGPIPQTFSKLHQIESLDLSHNQLSGVIPSQLTQLKFLEVFSVAYNILSGCTPDFKDQFATFNVSSYEGNIGLHGPPLEKTCTSDSSPTVEVEENQDDSSVDDAIFFAILVASFAAGFWGCISFLLCHHTGQHIRSIMNGYVDLLTERILMAVDKWICMQRNRK; encoded by the exons ATGAAGCTGACGCTATCGAGCCTAGAAGAATATGATGAATTGGCGAATTGGCAATTGAATTTCaacatttttttctcctttcatgAGCTCCGACTACTTGACTTGTCCAACATTAATATTGGAGGATTGCAATCACAGATAG ATATATCAAGATTCAAAAAGTTGAAAATCCTTGATCTCAGCAATAACCAACTCACTGGAACTATTCCGTTATCTTTTAAAAATCAATCTTCGCTTAGGGTCCTAAATCTGCAAGGCAACTATCTAAATGGCACACTTGATGTGCAAG ATATATCAGGATTCCAAAAATTGAAAATTCTTGATCTCAGCTTTAACGGGCTCACTGGAACTATTCCATTATCGTttagaaatctatcttcacttagtgcCCTATATCTAAGAGGCAACATGCTAAATGGCACCCTTCATGTGCAAG ATAAATCAAGATTCAGAAAGTTGAAGATCCTTGATCTCAGTGATAACAGCCTCACTGGGACTATTCCATTATATctcaaaaatctatcttcacttaatgcCCTATATCTAGGGGGCAACATGCTAAATGGCACACTTCATATGCAAG ACAAATCAAGATTCAAAAAGTTAAAAATTCTTGATCTCATTGATAACAGCAACACTGGGACTATTCCATTATATTTGAAAAATCCATCTTCACATAATGCCTTATATCTAGGAGGCAACATGCTAAATGGCACACTTCATATGCAAG ATAAATTAGGATTCAGAAAGTTGAAGATCCTTGATCTTAGTGATAACAGCCTCACTGGGACTATTTCATTATATctcaaaaatctatcttcacttaacgCCCTATATCTAAGGGGCAACATGCTAAATGGCACACTTCATATGCAAG ATAAATCAGGATTCAGAAAGTTGAAGATCCTTGATCTCAGTGGTAACAGCCTCACTGGGACTATTCCATTATATctcaaaaatctatcttcacttaatgcCCTATATCTATCGCAGAACATGCTAAATGGCACACTTCATATGCAAG ATAATTTAGGATTCAGAAAGTTGAAGATCCTTGATCTTAGTGATAACAGCCTCACTGGGACTATTTCATTATATctcaaaaatctatcttcacttaatgcCCTATATCTAAGGGGCAACATGCTAAATGGCACACTTCATATGCAAG ATAAATCGGGATTCAGAAAGTTGAAGATCCTTGATCTTCGTGGTAACAGTCTCACTGGGACTATTCCATTATATctcaaaaatctatcttcacttaatgcCCTATATCTATCGCAGAACATGCTAAATGGCACACTTCATATGCAAG ATAAATTAGGATTCAGAAAGTTGAAAATCCTTGATCTCAGCTATAACAAGTTCACTGGAACTATTCCATTATTGTTTGGAAATCTATCATCACTTAGTGCCCTATATCTAAGGAGGAGCATATTAAATGGCACACTTCATATGCAAG GCCTTCTGGGAATGCGGAAGCTTAGAGTGCTTGATCTTGGATTTAATCAGCTCACAGGAGGGATACCCATAGCCTTGGGAAATTTATCTTCCCTTAATTCCTTATATTTGGGTCAAAATAGTCTAACAGGTTCAGTGCCTTCACAAG CGCTCAGTAGACTGGAGAACCTACGTCATTTGGATCTCTCTGGCAACCAACTAAATGGAAGTCTTCCGTTATCTCTAAAGAAACTAGTTTCTCTTCAATATTTAGATCTTTCTAATAACTTGATGAAGGGTAATATTCCAGCATGCATCTTTGCAGGTCTTGTTTCTCTTAAATCTTTAGATCTTTCTCACAACCTATTTGATGGGCATTTCTCATTTTCCTCCTTTGCTAATCCTTCAAAACTAGTTTCTCTTCAATATTTAGATCTTTCTAATAACCTGATGAAGGGTAATATTCCAGCACGCATCTTTGCAGGTCTTGTTTCACTTCAGTATCTAGATCTTTCTTATAACCTATTTGATGGGCATTTCTCATTTTCCTCCTTTGGTAATCTTTCAAGGCTAGAATATATCGACTTGTCAAACAATGAGGAATTATTTATACATCTTGACAGAGGAAAGTTTGTTCCATCCTTGCAGCTACGGATCCTCATCTTGTCACATTGTAACCTTGATGCGAACCTCCATGCTTCCTCATCTTTTATTGCTTCCCAATGCATGTTACAAGCTCTTGATCTTTCCCACAATAACTTGAGAGGAAATTTTCCCAATTGGTTGTTCAAAAATCTAACTAGACTGATATTTCTCAACTTGAGAAACAACTCAATAAAGGGTGAGTTTCAATTCCCAAAGCATCTGAATACAAGCATGTCCCAAATTGATATCTCTATGAATTTGCTCAATGGATCGATTCCTACAGACATCGGCacaatattttcatatatggaggCCCTAAATTTATCCTCAAATTATCTAActaaaaatattccttcatcattTGGAAGTATGAATTCTCTATATTTTTTGGATTTATCCAATAATCTATTATCCGGTGAAGTACCAACTCACCTGATGGGTCCTAATTTGATTGTCTTGAAGCTTTCCAACAACAAATTGCATGGGCAGTTACGTTGTCCAAATCATAGTCTTGGTCTTCCTTCACATATTTATTTGGATGGGAACAATTTTACCGGAACGTTGCGGAGCATTCTATCACAACCATTATCGCTATTGGATGTCCACAATAACCAATTATCGGGTACAATTCCACAGAGTATAGGACTTGTTTCCAGTCTAATTAGTCTCAACCTCGCAGGAAATCATTTCCATGGCCAAATACCAAATCATATATGTAATCTAACATTTCTTTACGTGTTAGACTTATCCCATAATAACCTCTCCGGGCCATTACCTCATTGCTTCCAATCATCCGAACTAGTGCTTCTCAAGTTCACTGGGAATGCTTTAACAGGCACAATTCcaagtaattattttaatatttcagACCTTACAGCATTGGATGTCAGCAATAACCAGCTTTCAGGTAAACTGCCAAGACAGATAGGAGAAAATATACCTTTGGAGATTCTTGTTCTTAGTGGAAACTCACTTGAAGGCCCTGTACCAATTGAGTTATGCAAGCTACAGTCTTTACATGTTCTGGATCTTTCGCAAAACAATATTTCAGGATCAATACCCTCTTGCTTTGGCAAAATGCACTTCAGAAAATCTGATTCAGCACATCAATATTTGTCTGTCGTTGGCGAATTGGGTTTTGGTAGTCGATGGGAAGTCAATACGGGTGTGGAGTCTTACATAACTGAGATAATGATTGTAGACCTCATCAGCAAAGGCAACTTATATGCCTACAGAACGGATTATTTGGTTCTGATGTCTGCAATTGATTTGTCAGCAAACAAGCTGACTGGAAACATCCCACTAGAAATTGGAAATCTGGATGAGCTTGTACAATTGAATCTATCACACAATCAGCTAACAGGTCCAATCCCACAAACTTTCTCAAAACTCCATCAGATTGAGAGCTTGGATTTATCACACAATCAGTTGAGTGGTGTGATACCTTCGCAATTGACTCAACTAAAGTTCTTAGAGGTCTTTTCAGTGGCCTACAATATCTTATCTGGATGTACACCGGATTTCAAAGATCAATTTGCCACATTTAACGTGAGTAGCTATGAGGGTAATATTGGAT